The Gloeobacter violaceus PCC 7421 DNA window TGGCGGAACCCCCTTTATTGTTGATGGCCGCGACGGCGGGCGAGTTGTTGCTGTCGTGGCCTGAAATGCTCTTGCGGCTGGCTGCGGTCGTCCTGCTTGTTCTGCTGAACGGGTTTTTCGTAGCCACCGAATTTTCGTTGGTCTCGGTGCGCCGCACCCGCATCGAACAGCTGGTCGAGGAGGGCGACCGCGGCGCGCTCTCGGTGCAGCGCTCCCAAAAGGACCTCGATCGCTATTTATCGGCCACCCAACTCGGGATCACGATCGCCTCGCTGGCTCTGGGCTGGATCGGCGAAGGCACGATCGCCGCCTTGATCGAGCCCATCTTGAGCGGTTTCTCGATCGCGGCCGGTTCGGCCCTCGCCCACACGATCAGCACGATTGTCGCCTTTTTGTTGATCACCTACATGCACATCGTGCTGGGGGAACTGGCTCCCAAGTCGGTGGCCATCCTCTACCCGGAGCGCACGGCACTGCTCTTCGCTTGGCCCAACGAGATTTTTTTTAAACTCTTCGCGCCGTTTTTGAGCTTTCTCAACTGGTCGTCGTGGTTGGTGCTGCGCGCCTTTGGGGTAAAGGCCAACGTCAACACCCACACCAACCCGATTGGCCCCGAGGAGTTGCAGTTGCTGATCTCTTCCTCGAGCGCGTCGGGTCTCGATAAAGGCGAGCAGGAACTGCTCGAAAATGTCTTCGAGTTCGGAGACGCGGTGGCCATCGATGTGATGGTGCCGCGCACCTCCATCGACGCGCTGCCTTTCACCGCCACCATCCAGGAGGTGCTCTTCGAGGTCTCCCGCACCGGCCACTCGCGCTACCCGCTCTACGAGGACTCCCTCGACACAATCAAGGGCCAGGTCTCGATCAAGGATGTGATCACTCCCCTGGCCAAAGGCGAAGTGCAGCCCACGGACACCGTGGGCGGTCTGGCCCGGCCGATTCTGTTTGTGCCCGAAAATAAGCGCATCAGCGAACTGCTCACCCAGATGCAGCGCGAGCGCCAGGCGATGGTGATCGTGGTGGACGAATTCGGCGGGACCGCCGGACTGCTGACGATGGAGAACCTGCTCGAAGAACTGGTGGGCAACATCACCGACGAAAGCGATCAGGCGACTCCCGACATCGTCAAACTCGACGAGCGTACCGCGATCATCCAGGCGCAGATCAACCTGGAGGAACTGAACGATTTTCTGGACCTCCAACTGCCCATCTCCGACGAGTACAAGACCCTGGGCGGCTTTGTCATGTACCAGTTGCACAAAGTCCCCGAAGCGGGCGAGCAGTTCTTCTACAACGAACTCGAATTTACGGTCCTGGAGATGGAGGGACCGCGCCTGGAGCGGGTGCGCTTGGTGTGGCGCACCCGCGAAGAGGTCGAGGCGGCGGAGCGCTCGATTGCGCGCGAAGCGCAGGCCAACGAAATCGGCAGATAAGCCTGCATATCTATTTCTTTTGCCCGCAGCAAAAATTTACCTGGGCTGTCTGTATTCGTCCAGTGGGCGAGGGTGGCGGATGCTAACGTAAATGGAACATCTCAACGTCCCGGAAACCGCGGCTCAGGAGAAAGTCGGCCGCTTCCGGGGCCTCGTGTCACCACAGGAGGCGTTTATGCAATTTGCCATCCACGGAAAGAATATCGAAGTCACCGAACCGATTCGTGACTACGTCAGTTCCAAACTGGATAAAGTGTTCGCCCACTTTGATCAGTTGACGATGGGTGTCGATGTCTATCTTTCTGTGGCACGCAATCCGCGCATTTCCCGCAGCCATTCGGCGGAGGTGACCGTCCAGGCCAGCGGTACGATCATCCGTGCCGAGGAAGAAACCGAAAATTTGTACGCCAGCATCGACCTGGTCGCCGACAAATTGCACCGGCAAATGCGCAAGTACAAAGAACGAATGCAAAAAAAACCGAAGCCCAAGACCGGTCTGGCGGTGGCCAACCAGGCGCCGATTAGTCTTCCCAATGGCGATGAGAAGGCGACGGCGCTGCCCAAAGAAGTCGTGCGCACCAAGTACTTCGCCATGCCGCCGATGAGCCCCGAGGAGGCCCTCGATCACCTGGCGCTGGTGGATCACGATTTTTTTGTCTTCCGCAACGCCGAGAGCGGTGAAATCAATGTGCTCTACGCGCGCAACCACGGCGGCTACGGCCTGATTGTGCCCAGGTAGATTCCCCCGTCGGCCCCCTCAAGGTTTGAGGGGGGCCGGGGGGAGCGCCACATCGACGCGCGGGGCGTGGCCCCAGAAAGCTTCGAGCTGATAAAATTCGCGCTCGGAGCGCAGCAGGACATGCACGATCACATCGCCGTAGTCGGCGAGCACCCAGCTGCCCTCCCCAAGCCCTTCGATGCGCACGGGCTTGCGGGCGAACTCGGTTTTGATTTTTTCTTCGACGGCGTTGCCGATGGCGCGCACTTGGGCGCGGGAGTTGCCGGTGGCAATCACAAAATAATCCGCAAGGATGGTCACCTGGCCTACTTCCAGAACGACGATATCTTCGCCTTTTCTGTCGTCGGCAGCCTGGACGGCAGCTAGAGCCAGCGGCAGGGCGCTTTGATCGATCAACGTTATAAATGCTCCTCTAAGGTGGACAACGCCCAGTTGCGGGTCAGCAGCGTGCGCGGATGAACGGCCCGACGGCTTTCGATCAGATCTAGGATAGTCTGCTCCGCCCCCAGCAGGACCGCTTCCATCAGGTTGGCTTGGGCGGCCTGGCGCACCCGGGCCACATCCTCGCCCTTGCGGGTCGGTTCGATCCAATCGGCCACGTACAGAATCTGGCTGAGCAGATCCATCTCGGCGTCGCCCAGGGTATGGTTGGCGATCGCCATGAGCACCTGGGGATCTGCTTCGCCGAAGATTTCGCGGGCGAGCCCGGCGCTGACGTCGGCGTGCAGCAGGTGGGGGGTGCGCCGCTGGATCCCATCGACGGCGATGCCGAGGCGGTCGGCTTCGAGCAAAAGCTTCTCGGGCGGAAAATATTTGGCCAGATCGTGCAGCAGCCCGGCCCGGCCGGCCCGTTCGGGCGACGCGCCGTAGCGTTCGGCCAGTGCGACGGCGGTCGATTCGACCCCGAGGATGTGTTCGATGCGCTTGGGCGGCACATGGCGGGCCAGCCATTCGAGCACCGACACCCGCCAGCTCACTTCTAACGCCGGAGTTTGCATCGCGTCGCTCTCGTCCAAAACACACCCCATTTTACCAGTCCGGCCGATGGGTGAAAAAATCGCCGGCTCCTGCGGTGGCCGGTCGGTCTGGGACGGCTCGGCGGGTCGCCCGAATATAGGTACCATGCATAGATACCCAGGACAACCCTCGACCCATGGTGAAGTCAGCCCGCCTCGAGACGGCCGCCGAGCGCAAGGAATTTTTGATCACCGCCGAGGTGATGCCTCCCAAAGGGCCGGACATAGAAGCCTTTCTAGAAAAAGCCACTCTGCTCAAAAACCGGGTGCATGCCGTCAATGTCACCGATTCCAACCGGGCGGTGATGCGCATGAGCCCGCTTGCCGCCTCGGCATTGCTGGTGCAGCGGGGGATCGAGCCTATCTGCCAGCTGGCCTGCCGCGACCGCAACCGCATCGCTCTGCAGGGCGATCTGCTCGGGGCGGAGGCGCTGGGTATCCACAATATCCTGGCGCTCACCGGCGATCCGGTCGGTTGCGGCGATCACCCCCAGGCACGGG harbors:
- the rsfS gene encoding ribosome silencing factor; translation: MIDQSALPLALAAVQAADDRKGEDIVVLEVGQVTILADYFVIATGNSRAQVRAIGNAVEEKIKTEFARKPVRIEGLGEGSWVLADYGDVIVHVLLRSEREFYQLEAFWGHAPRVDVALPPAPLKP
- a CDS encoding hemolysin family protein, with product MAEPPLLLMAATAGELLLSWPEMLLRLAAVVLLVLLNGFFVATEFSLVSVRRTRIEQLVEEGDRGALSVQRSQKDLDRYLSATQLGITIASLALGWIGEGTIAALIEPILSGFSIAAGSALAHTISTIVAFLLITYMHIVLGELAPKSVAILYPERTALLFAWPNEIFFKLFAPFLSFLNWSSWLVLRAFGVKANVNTHTNPIGPEELQLLISSSSASGLDKGEQELLENVFEFGDAVAIDVMVPRTSIDALPFTATIQEVLFEVSRTGHSRYPLYEDSLDTIKGQVSIKDVITPLAKGEVQPTDTVGGLARPILFVPENKRISELLTQMQRERQAMVIVVDEFGGTAGLLTMENLLEELVGNITDESDQATPDIVKLDERTAIIQAQINLEELNDFLDLQLPISDEYKTLGGFVMYQLHKVPEAGEQFFYNELEFTVLEMEGPRLERVRLVWRTREEVEAAERSIAREAQANEIGR
- the hpf gene encoding ribosome hibernation-promoting factor, HPF/YfiA family; protein product: MQFAIHGKNIEVTEPIRDYVSSKLDKVFAHFDQLTMGVDVYLSVARNPRISRSHSAEVTVQASGTIIRAEEETENLYASIDLVADKLHRQMRKYKERMQKKPKPKTGLAVANQAPISLPNGDEKATALPKEVVRTKYFAMPPMSPEEALDHLALVDHDFFVFRNAESGEINVLYARNHGGYGLIVPR
- the yqeK gene encoding bis(5'-nucleosyl)-tetraphosphatase (symmetrical) YqeK yields the protein MQTPALEVSWRVSVLEWLARHVPPKRIEHILGVESTAVALAERYGASPERAGRAGLLHDLAKYFPPEKLLLEADRLGIAVDGIQRRTPHLLHADVSAGLAREIFGEADPQVLMAIANHTLGDAEMDLLSQILYVADWIEPTRKGEDVARVRQAAQANLMEAVLLGAEQTILDLIESRRAVHPRTLLTRNWALSTLEEHL